The Deinococcus radiotolerans DNA window AAGCGCGAGGTGCTGGGCCTCACTGCCCCTACCCTCGAGGCTTACGCACTCCCGCCCGGGCAGATGCAGGCGCTGGCGGGCGAGTACGCGGTCTTCGGCCTGCCGGTCAGCGTGACCGTGCGGGCCGAGAACGGCGGACTGACCCTGATGCTCCCCACGATGACGGATGAGGCCCCTGAACGAGCTGCGCTGCGCCTGATCGGCCCCGACCGGGCGGTGATCGTCGGGGGCGACACCGACGGCTTCGGCGTGGAATTCCTGCCGGGCGCGGACGGTCAGGTTGAGTTTCTGCGGCTCGGCGGGCGCCTCTATCCACGCGCGGCGCAAAGCGTGTAGCGTGACTCAGGCATGACGACGGTTTCCCCCACATCAGTTGCCCCGCCCAGCACGGTGGTCGAGCAGCTGCGCGCCTCACTGGACACCCTGGGGCAGCGCGATCAGCGGATTGCCCGCTTCGTCATCGACCACGCCGAGGAACTGCCGTTCCTGAGTGCCGGCGAGATCGCTGAACGCCTCGGCGTGAGCGGCCCGGCCATCACCCGCTTCAGCCAGCGGGTCGGGTACGAAGGGTATCCCCACCTGCAGCGCTTGGTGCGCCAGGACCTGCGCGCCACGCTGGGCGTCAAGCAGCCCGGTCGGCAGGACGCCGTGGCCGCGAACTACTGGGCCAGTGAGCGCGCCAACCTTGAGGCGCTGCAGGGCATCGGGGAGCGCCAGCTGCTGCCGTTCGCCGCGACGCTCACCCAAGCGCGGCAGGTGTGGATCATCGGCGCCCGGTCCTCATACGGCGTGGCGCTGATCGCCGAGTCACTGCTCTCACCCTTCCGGCCCCGCGTGCGGGCGCACTCGGCTGACACGCTCTGCGGCCAGCCGGAGCGCCTGCTGGAAGTGAATGCCGAGGACGTCGCCCTCGTGTACACGCTGCGGCGGTACAGCCGCGCCACCACCCGTGTCACGACCGCCCTGAACAGCCAGGGGGTCACGGTGCTGCTCATCACCGACCAGGGCGCCTCCCCGCTCGGCAAGATTGCCCATCAGAGTCTGCGCGTGCCCACCCAGGGATCGGAGGTGGTGGCCTCACTGGCCCCCTTCATCAGCGTAACCGCCCTGCTTGCCACGCTCGTGGCCCGGGAACTGGGCGGCGGGCACCTTCAGCAGGCCGAGACCCTCAAGGCCGACTTCTCCGTGTACGAGTACTGAACCCGGCTGGGGCCGGGTCGGCGTCAGCACCAGGAGAGGGGTGGACGGACTTGTTTATTCTCAGAGGCGTGGAGACGACGACGGTGACGGGCGTCCGGGTGACCGGGAACGTCACGGTGGAGGGTGCGTCGCGCGTGGGCCTCGCTGGAGCCCGCTCGGGTCAGCACGCAGATGGGAACACAATTGTGATGCGGGGCGCCACGGTCCACTTCAAGGGGTGGACAGAAGTCGGGGCTTGGGGGTCTCAGGACTCTTCTGAAGAGCTTGAGATCCACGACCCAGCGGTCACTCTGCGGCGTTCTCTGGCGTACCCTGTGACTCAGCCGCCCCTATGTACCTAACGACGCTCGGCACCACGCACCTCTCAGGCCCCCGGTTGACGCCCCGGCACCTGCTCTTCCTCGCCTTTCTGGCCGTGGAAGGCTCGGTGAGCCGCGCGCGGCTGCGGACCCTGTTCTGGCCGAACAGCACGTCGGCGGCCAACAGTCTGCGGGTGCTGCTGAGCACGATGCGCCGCGCGGCCCCAGGCCTCTTCGCTGAGCGGGGTGACCGTCTGATCATGCAGTGCGGCAGTGACCTCGCTGATCTGCTCGGGCACCTTCAGGCCGGTCGGGCCGCCCAGGCCCTGGCATTGTACCGGGGGCCGTTCCTGGATGAACTCTCGCCGACGCTCTTCGGCCCGGAGCTGGAAGAGTGGTTGATGGACACGCGGGAGTCCATCGCCGAACAGCTGTGGGAAGCGCTGGTGCACTCGGCAGAACACCTGGCGGGCCAGGGGCGTCTGGACGAGGCGACCACCCAGGCGGAAGCGGCGTGGCAACTCCCGGGCCTTCCGCCGCGTGACGCTCATGACCTCCAGCGCCTCCACCGCCTGCTGATCCTCGGCAGCAGCAAGCTCGCCGGGCGGGTCGCCCGTGAGGCGGGCGAGCTGGGTCTGAACCTGGACGCCTACCGCCTCCCTCCGCCTGAGCCGGACACCTCCTCGCCGTCCACGGTGCATCTTCCGCTGGAGGTCACGCCCTTCCTGGGGCACCGCGACCTGCTGGACCAGATGAGCCAGACGCTCGCGGATCCGACCACCCGGCTCCTAACGATCTTCGGCATGGGAGGGGCCGGTAAATCCCGCCTGGCCCTTCAACTGGCCCGGCAGGCCCGGCACACGTACCAGGATCAGGTGTGGTGGATTCCCCTGGAGGACGTCCGCCAGCCGGGGGACCTGCTGTCCCACACAGCGCTGGCCCTGGGGATCAACGTGACGCCGCACCGCCCTGGACGTGATCGCCACGGTACTGCGCGACCGTCCCGCACTCCTCGTGTTCGATCAGTTCGAGCATCTGGACGCGGCGGCGCCCCTCCTCGCCGAGCTGCTCGCCCTCTGCCCCCACCTGAAGATGCTCGTGACGTCCCGGCACCGGCTCTCTCTGCGGGCAGAAACGACCTTCGAGCTGCGCGGACTGGAGGTGCATCCCCGCCCGGGGGAGACGCAGAGTGACGCCGTGACCCTCTTCCTGAGTCAGGCCCGGCGGGTCCGGCCCACCGCCCGCCTGACCGACGCGGATCTGGCCCACGTTCAGGCGATCTGCGCGTTCGTTGATGGTCTGCCCCTGGCCATCGAGCTGGCCGCCAACTGGCTGCGGATGCTCACCGCCGAGCAGATCCTCCAGCAGCTTCAGACTGGCCTGGAGCTGCTGGAGTTCCCTGTGGTGGACCTGCCGGAGCGGCACCGGAATCTCCGGGTGGTGCTGGAGCAGAGCTGGCACTACCTGACGCCCCGGGACCAGGAGGTGCTTGCCGCGCTGGTCGTCTTCCACGGTGGGTTCACGTTCGCGGCGGCGGCCGCCGTGACGGGCGCGTCGCTCCGTGACCTGCAGGTCCTTGTCGATAAGTCCATGCTGAGTGTGGACGTGACGGGTCGCTTCAACCGGCACGCCCTGATCGCGCAGCTGTCGCGCCAGCACCTGGACCCGGATCACCAGCGGCAGCGGCAGCTGGAAGAGCGGCACGCGGCTTTTTCCTCCAGCAGTCCGGCACGGGCTTCTACGAGATGCTCGATGAGCACCGGCGGATCGCGTGGCGCACCTGGTTCCAAGTCGAGTACCCGAATCTCATGGCGGCCCTGACGGGCGCGGTGGCCCGGGGCGACTATCTCTCGGCGGCCTACCAGGGGCGGAACCTGCACCGGGAGTGGAATAACCGGGGCGTGGCGGAGATGGCCCTGCCGGTCATGCGGTCCCTCCTGCCTCACCTGGACGGGCCAGCGCACCTTGAGGCGCGCGCCTGGGTGCTCCTGACCGCTGAAGCCCTCGCGCTCTACAGCGGCGTTCCACCTGTCGGGGACGCCGTGGCGGCCGCCAGAGCAACGAACGATGAGTTCCTCCTGATCTGTGCCCTCTACATCCGGGCGTATGGCACGCAGCAGCGGGGAGGCCCGGCCCACCGGGCCCTGATGGCGGAAATGTACGACGGTGCCGTGCGGACCGGACGACCTGCGCCGCTGGCCCTGACGTTGAGAAGCCGTGCCAGCGTCGCGCTCTTCCAAGGGGATGGGCCAGCCGCCTGCGCTGATCTCGAGCGGGGTCTGGACCTCATCAGGCGCTTGGGGCCGACTTTTATCCAGGCGGACCTCCATCTCCTGATGGGGCAGGTCCACGCCTTGCAGGGAGCGCTGGACGCGGCCGAGCAGTGCCTGCGCTCCGCACTCCACCTGTTCACCCTCCTGGGCTTCCGGCCCGAAGCCAGCACGTGCCTGAGTTCCCTGGCCCTCGTGAGTCTCCTCAGGACGGGGGCTGAGGCGCTGGGCGCCGTGCAGGCCGCTCAGGCGTGGTGCGAGCAGGCCGACGCGACCTTCAGTGCCCAGGCCCGGTTTGCCGTGCGGGACAACGTGAACGCTCAGGGATTCGTCTTCAGCGCGGCCGGGCGTCTCCCGGAAGCCCAGGCGTGCTTCGAGCGTGACGTGCTGGCCGCCAGAAGTTATGGAAACCGGCAGGGTGAACTGATGGCCCGCCTGGGCCTGGGTCGCCTGGCGCTCCAGCGCCGCGAGTGGACGCTGGCCAGCAGCATCCTGAGCGCGGTGATCTGTGACGCTGACGCGGTGAACGGCCATGTCCCGGTGCGCTGGCTGGCCCTCGCTGGCCTGACCCAGGCCCATCAGCGCTTGGGGGAGAAGGAAGCCGCACGTGCCAGCTGGACAGCCGCGCGGCAGGCGGGTCAGGGGCTGGGCGCCGTTCTCCCGCGTGTCGTGGTCGGTCCAGTGCTGAACACTGCGGCAGCGGGGGGATGAGGGACGCCAAGTGCTCGGGGTCATCGGGGCAGCAGGCGTGATGGGGCGGCCATGGGCGGTGCAGGTCATGCCGGTGTCGTGCCGTCGAGTTTCACAGGCTGGTAGAGGGCCAGGCACACAGGCTCTGCACTTGGACTTGGAGATTGCCTTCGTCTGGGCTGGGGTCCAGATCAGCGTGCCGTTGGGGACACGCAGGCTTGAGTCATGACGTCAAGCGCATTGTGCCTGCCCCTAGGGTGATCTCCGCTGTTGACCAGGCTGGTCCATTAGGCGCGGTTTAACCCAGGAAGGCTGCGGGCACGCAACTCTCCCCGATTCTGTACACGGCTGGCCAAGACGCCGGGAGAAGCGCTCCTTCTCCGGCGCTATTCCAGCGGCACCACGCCGTGTCCACTCACGCTCAGTTGCAGGTTCAGCGGCGCGAGCACGGTCTGCGGGAGGACCAGCCACCACCACGTGAGGCCGGGTGCACCGGGCACATACTCACGGGCGTACAGGTCCAGCGTGACCCCGGCGAACGACACCTGCCAGCGAGCTGGCCGCTTGACACCCCAGGTGCGGCGCGCGGGAGGGAGAGTGGCCTCCTGCACGGTCCACACCTGGCCGGCGACAGTCACGCGAACCGGTCGGCCCGCACCATCTATGTCGACGGCACAGCGCACGTGCAACTGGCCTGTCATGGGCGACCCAGCGCAGGCTGAAGAGAGTGGGAAGAGGCCATGTCGTTGCCATGTAGGCTACAGGATGCGCCTGATCACGTGGGAAGCCCACCCGTTGAGGGTGTAGGGCCGCACCAGCGAGCAGTTCCTGACCACACTGTGCTGAACCCCGGGGCCGAGCTGGCTCAGGACCAGCTGGGTCCCGAATCCATAGCCGCCTGCAATCGGATTGATGCCGAGATTGAATCGCTCTACCAGCAGGTCATGCGCGAGGGCGTGACCGTCATCCTGCAGGACGACACGAGCGCCGAGTTGTTCCTGCTCGCGCTTGATGGACTGTCGATCATCCGCCCACGGAGGTCCTGGCCCGGCACAACTAGGTGCTCACGGGTGGATCTGGCCTCTTGACCGAGCTGGCTGGTGGTGACGTTCAGGAGGCTGCTGGCGTTCGCCGAACCGTCAGAACGGGGCAGTACGGGTTCCGACCAGGTGACCATAGTGCCGGTCTGGCCGACCAGAAGCTCAAACTGGCGCTTCTCCTTTGGGGACCGTCGAATGCTGGCCAGCCCACGGTCACTCCGGTTCTGATCTGGGTGACTCGAGCGGTCCTCAAAAGCGGTGCATTCTTGAACGTCAGGCGGAAAGTCTTGTCCCAGGTGAGTAGGTTCGACCATTCCGTTGATGTCCGTCGCTGTGCTGTTGATCACGAAGATGACGAACCCTAGGCTCAGCGGGCCACCTTCCCCGACGGTTCACTCCGGTAGACTGCCCACGTGCCCGAGCGCTCCTTCCACGTTCTCCTGGTCGACGATGAGATCGCCGACGCTGAACTGTTTACCGAGATCTTCATGGAAGCCTTCCCGGAGGTCCAGATTCGTCATGTGCTCAACGGACGGGAAGCGCTCGACCATCTTGACCGTGCCGGCACGGCGCGTCCTGACCTGATCATCCTGGATCTGAACATGCCCGTCATGAACGGGCATGACTTCCTGCAGCGCGCCAAAGCCCACGACACCCACCGTGACATTCCTATCCTGGTGCTGTCCACCTCATCGGGCGAGGACGACGTCCAGCGGTCCTACCACAACTTCGCCAGTGGGTACGCGGTGAAACCCGCCTCGTATCAGGATCTCCAGGCTCTTGTCGACCGGATCAGCGGGTACTGGCAAGGCGCGGTGATTCTGCCCCGCATTGAACAGGTCACCGATTAAGCCCACCGGTCAGGAGGCGTCCGTCCTGGCCTGAGCGTCGGGCGTCCAGGCTGGCAGCGTGAAGTGGACACTGGTGCCGCCACGCTCGTTGCCA harbors:
- a CDS encoding BTAD domain-containing putative transcriptional regulator, translating into MYLTTLGTTHLSGPRLTPRHLLFLAFLAVEGSVSRARLRTLFWPNSTSAANSLRVLLSTMRRAAPGLFAERGDRLIMQCGSDLADLLGHLQAGRAAQALALYRGPFLDELSPTLFGPELEEWLMDTRESIAEQLWEALVHSAEHLAGQGRLDEATTQAEAAWQLPGLPPRDAHDLQRLHRLLILGSSKLAGRVAREAGELGLNLDAYRLPPPEPDTSSPSTVHLPLEVTPFLGHRDLLDQMSQTLADPTTRLLTIFGMGGAGKSRLALQLARQARHTYQDQVWWIPLEDVRQPGDLLSHTALALGINVTPHRPGRDRHGTARPSRTPRVRSVRASGRGGAPPRRAARPLPPPEDARDVPAPALSAGRNDLRAARTGGASPPGGDAE
- a CDS encoding MurR/RpiR family transcriptional regulator; translated protein: MTTVSPTSVAPPSTVVEQLRASLDTLGQRDQRIARFVIDHAEELPFLSAGEIAERLGVSGPAITRFSQRVGYEGYPHLQRLVRQDLRATLGVKQPGRQDAVAANYWASERANLEALQGIGERQLLPFAATLTQARQVWIIGARSSYGVALIAESLLSPFRPRVRAHSADTLCGQPERLLEVNAEDVALVYTLRRYSRATTRVTTALNSQGVTVLLITDQGASPLGKIAHQSLRVPTQGSEVVASLAPFISVTALLATLVARELGGGHLQQAETLKADFSVYEY
- a CDS encoding response regulator, producing MPERSFHVLLVDDEIADAELFTEIFMEAFPEVQIRHVLNGREALDHLDRAGTARPDLIILDLNMPVMNGHDFLQRAKAHDTHRDIPILVLSTSSGEDDVQRSYHNFASGYAVKPASYQDLQALVDRISGYWQGAVILPRIEQVTD